The following are encoded together in the Streptomyces sp. NBC_00341 genome:
- a CDS encoding MerR family transcriptional regulator has product MATGTQEPTLTVDELAARAGVTVRTVRFYSTRGLLPPPVIGPRRVGHYGHDHLSRLALIEELQHQGMTLAAIERYLEQLPPDLSAQDLAIHRALVASWAPDSAEDVTGAELERRAGRSLTGQDLDRLAAMGVLERADPGEAPYRVDPGLLRLGVELLDVPIAHETILAARTVLLEHTRSAAQELTRLFRDEVWSPYRERESDPEHVKAMKSLSAHMQPMVLQALVTAFQRSLKEELRAAFTAE; this is encoded by the coding sequence ATGGCGACCGGGACACAGGAGCCGACGCTCACGGTCGACGAGCTGGCCGCTCGCGCCGGGGTGACGGTGCGCACGGTGCGCTTCTACAGCACCCGGGGGCTGCTGCCCCCGCCGGTGATCGGTCCGCGCCGGGTGGGGCACTACGGGCACGACCACCTCTCCCGCCTCGCGCTGATCGAGGAGCTCCAGCACCAGGGCATGACGCTCGCCGCGATCGAACGCTACCTGGAGCAGCTGCCGCCCGATCTGAGCGCCCAGGACCTGGCGATCCACCGGGCGCTGGTGGCCTCCTGGGCGCCGGACTCGGCGGAGGACGTGACCGGGGCGGAGCTGGAACGCCGGGCGGGGCGGTCGCTGACCGGGCAGGACCTCGACCGGCTGGCCGCGATGGGGGTGCTGGAACGGGCCGATCCGGGCGAGGCCCCCTACCGGGTGGATCCGGGGCTGCTGCGGCTCGGGGTGGAGCTGCTCGACGTGCCGATCGCGCACGAGACGATCCTGGCCGCCCGTACGGTCCTGCTGGAGCACACCCGCTCGGCCGCCCAGGAGCTGACCCGGCTCTTCCGGGACGAGGTGTGGAGTCCGTACCGCGAGCGGGAGTCGGACCCGGAGCACGTCAAGGCGATGAAGTCGCTGTCGGCGCACATGCAGCCGATGGTGCTCCAGGCGCTGGTGACCGCCTTCCAGCGGTCACTGAAGGAGGAGCTGCGGGCCGCGTTCACCGCCGAGTGA
- a CDS encoding aminoglycoside phosphotransferase family protein, which translates to MTLHENEIDADEAVVRELLREQRPEWAALPVSPAGAGTDNTMYRLGEQLLVRLPRTADNAEAVRKEQTWLPRLAPHLPCRIPEPVHAGSPNSAYPLAWSVYRWIDGEEPGPGTVTDWTLFGADLAAVVRKLHSIPLMGAAREGGLSWYRGGGLRDCDRSVSGYFDDCRSIQGLDLDLARLRDLWRSALELPEPSGRQVWLHGDLKPTNLLVHRGRLHAVIDFGALSIGFPDAEHAPLWDFPPQARQAYWDAMGLDDLTWLRARAWAVAVGISGMPYYWHTFPAFARECLSRLRAILETADER; encoded by the coding sequence GTGACACTTCATGAGAACGAGATCGACGCGGATGAGGCCGTCGTCCGGGAGCTGCTGCGGGAGCAGCGCCCCGAATGGGCCGCCCTCCCCGTCTCGCCGGCCGGTGCGGGCACGGACAACACGATGTACCGGCTCGGCGAGCAGCTGCTCGTACGGCTGCCGCGCACCGCGGACAACGCGGAGGCGGTACGCAAGGAACAGACGTGGCTGCCTCGGCTGGCACCGCATCTTCCCTGCCGCATCCCGGAGCCGGTGCACGCCGGCTCCCCGAATTCCGCCTACCCGCTCGCCTGGTCGGTCTACCGCTGGATCGACGGCGAGGAGCCCGGCCCGGGAACGGTCACCGACTGGACCCTCTTCGGGGCGGATCTGGCGGCGGTCGTGCGGAAGCTGCACTCCATCCCCCTCATGGGAGCCGCTCGTGAAGGCGGACTCAGCTGGTACCGCGGAGGTGGCTTGCGGGATTGTGACCGGTCGGTCAGCGGGTACTTCGACGACTGCCGGTCGATCCAGGGCCTCGACCTCGACCTCGCACGCCTGCGGGACCTGTGGCGCAGCGCGCTCGAACTGCCCGAGCCCTCCGGCCGGCAGGTGTGGCTGCACGGCGACCTCAAACCCACCAACCTTCTGGTCCACCGGGGCAGGCTGCACGCGGTCATCGACTTCGGAGCCCTGTCGATCGGCTTCCCCGACGCCGAGCACGCGCCCCTGTGGGATTTTCCACCCCAGGCCCGACAGGCGTACTGGGACGCGATGGGCCTCGACGACCTCACGTGGCTGCGCGCCCGCGCATGGGCCGTCGCCGTCGGAATCAGCGGGATGCCGTACTACTGGCATACCTTTCCCGCCTTCGCCCGCGAGTGCCTGTCACGGCTCCGCGCGATTCTGGAGACGGCCGACGAGCGGTGA
- a CDS encoding macro domain-containing protein, which yields MTEIVYVRGDATAPQGKGVKLIAHVCNDLGGWGKGFVLAVSRRWPEPEARYRTWHRERAGNDFGLGAVQFVRVSPYVWVANMVGQRGMRTGSQGVPVRYEAIGTALGAVADRALELGASVHMPRIGCGLAGGKWSRIEPLLEQRLLSRGIEVTVYDFD from the coding sequence ATGACCGAGATCGTTTACGTACGGGGGGACGCCACCGCACCGCAGGGCAAGGGCGTCAAGCTGATCGCCCATGTCTGCAACGACCTGGGCGGCTGGGGCAAGGGCTTCGTCCTCGCCGTCTCGCGCCGCTGGCCCGAACCGGAGGCCCGGTACCGCACCTGGCACCGCGAACGGGCCGGCAACGACTTCGGGCTCGGCGCCGTCCAGTTCGTCCGGGTGAGTCCGTACGTCTGGGTGGCGAACATGGTGGGCCAGCGGGGGATGCGCACCGGCAGCCAGGGGGTGCCGGTGCGCTACGAGGCGATCGGTACAGCGCTGGGCGCGGTGGCCGACCGAGCCCTTGAGCTGGGGGCCTCCGTCCATATGCCGCGGATCGGCTGCGGACTGGCCGGCGGGAAGTGGTCCCGGATCGAACCCCTGCTGGAGCAGCGGCTGTTGAGCCGGGGGATCGAGGTGACGGTGTACGACTTCGACTGA
- a CDS encoding TetR/AcrR family transcriptional regulator — protein sequence MAARSTDEALLARALDGTPPSDALSEQILDAAREQFMTFGLRRSTVDDVAKRAGVSRVTVYRRIGNKDSLVSACLLREYRRFLVEVDDAVAALPTTEDRLVEGFTAVLRHIREHPLIGGLLRLEPETMLPFLTLESGPALLAIRGYLADRLREARRAEGGPASDPTPVAELMVRITVSFLLNPVSCFELDDDTQVREFARSYLLPLLATRSADRPRGG from the coding sequence ATGGCCGCACGGAGCACGGACGAGGCACTGCTGGCCCGGGCGCTGGACGGTACGCCGCCCTCCGACGCGCTGAGCGAGCAGATCCTCGACGCCGCGCGTGAGCAGTTCATGACCTTCGGGCTGCGCCGTTCCACCGTCGACGACGTCGCCAAACGGGCCGGGGTGTCGCGCGTGACCGTCTACCGGCGGATCGGCAACAAGGACAGCCTCGTCTCCGCCTGCCTGCTGCGTGAGTACCGGCGCTTCCTCGTGGAGGTGGACGACGCGGTCGCCGCTCTGCCCACGACGGAGGACCGGCTCGTCGAGGGCTTCACCGCGGTGCTCCGGCACATCCGCGAGCATCCGCTCATCGGCGGTCTGCTGAGACTCGAACCCGAGACCATGCTGCCGTTCCTGACCCTGGAGAGCGGACCGGCCCTCCTCGCCATCCGCGGGTACCTGGCGGACCGGCTGCGTGAGGCCCGGCGCGCGGAGGGCGGCCCGGCCAGTGATCCGACACCGGTGGCCGAACTGATGGTCCGGATCACCGTCTCCTTCCTCCTCAACCCCGTCAGCTGCTTCGAGCTGGACGACGACACCCAGGTACGGGAGTTCGCCCGGAGCTATCTGCTGCCGCTGCTCGCGACCCGTTCCGCGGACCGCCCGCGGGGTGGCTGA
- a CDS encoding formylglycine-generating enzyme family protein encodes MTSDASCCAASRAAGAQAPPLPEPRPATGDLNGPVEPSRTEMALLPGGRFLMGTDDGQGYPADGEGPVREVELAPFRIDTTAVTNTAFAEFTEATGWVTLAERFGTSFVFSAFLPEHPRGARPVPATPWWYQVTGADWRRPEGPGSDLAGRMDHPVVHVTWRDARAYARWAGKRLPTEAEWEYAARGGLVQARYPWGDEREPGGVHWMNVWQGEFPTHNSGADGYLGTAPADAYEPNGYGLYNTCGNVWEWCSDWFHPSWHVTGPRTAPAGPPRGERKAMRGGSYLCHESYCFRYRVDARSSNTPDSSAGNIGFRCVAGID; translated from the coding sequence GTGACGAGTGACGCGTCGTGCTGCGCCGCGAGCCGGGCGGCCGGTGCGCAGGCACCGCCCCTACCGGAGCCCCGGCCGGCCACGGGCGACCTCAACGGCCCCGTGGAACCGTCGCGCACCGAAATGGCCCTGCTGCCCGGCGGCAGGTTCCTGATGGGGACCGACGACGGGCAGGGCTACCCGGCCGACGGTGAGGGCCCGGTGCGTGAGGTCGAACTGGCCCCCTTCCGGATCGACACCACGGCGGTGACGAACACCGCGTTCGCGGAGTTCACAGAGGCGACCGGCTGGGTCACCCTGGCGGAGCGGTTCGGCACCTCCTTCGTGTTCTCCGCGTTCCTGCCCGAGCACCCACGCGGGGCGCGTCCCGTACCGGCGACGCCGTGGTGGTACCAGGTCACGGGCGCCGATTGGCGCCGGCCGGAGGGCCCCGGCTCGGATCTGGCCGGCCGGATGGACCACCCGGTGGTCCACGTCACCTGGCGTGACGCGCGCGCCTACGCGAGGTGGGCGGGCAAACGGCTGCCCACGGAGGCCGAGTGGGAGTACGCGGCCCGCGGCGGTCTGGTCCAGGCCCGCTACCCATGGGGCGACGAGCGCGAACCCGGCGGCGTGCACTGGATGAACGTGTGGCAGGGCGAGTTCCCCACGCACAACAGCGGTGCGGACGGCTACCTTGGGACGGCCCCCGCGGACGCGTACGAGCCCAACGGATACGGCCTGTACAACACCTGCGGGAACGTCTGGGAGTGGTGCTCCGACTGGTTCCACCCCAGCTGGCACGTCACCGGTCCGCGGACCGCTCCGGCCGGTCCGCCGAGGGGCGAGCGCAAGGCGATGCGCGGTGGCTCGTACCTCTGCCACGAGAGCTACTGCTTCCGCTACCGTGTGGACGCGCGCAGCTCCAACACACCCGACAGCAGCGCCGGCAACATCGGATTCCGCTGCGTGGCCGGCATCGACTGA
- a CDS encoding carbohydrate ABC transporter permease, with protein sequence MTTPPTALGLRPDARPPRRWLPALALTLISLFTVGPLLAVIVLALSPEDAPTLPQAIPHSLTFDNITRVFEVGDFPRWLLNSLVYSTVSVVVILLTSSMAAYALVRKRFPGRNALLWAIVATLMVPMQATLIPTFILVARLDGVNTLWGLIMPTLANAQAVFLIRQFVRDLPDELFDAARIDGAGEWRTFSRIVLPLIRPVLATLAIFVFLWHWNDLLWPLVVGQTDEARTLTVGLATLHTETVSTAGIMSAACISFLPCLVIFVVLQRHIVAGVVSSGVKG encoded by the coding sequence GTGACCACCCCGCCGACCGCGCTGGGCCTGCGCCCGGACGCCCGCCCGCCCCGCAGGTGGCTGCCGGCCCTCGCACTCACCCTGATCTCGCTGTTCACCGTCGGACCGCTGCTCGCCGTGATCGTCCTCGCGCTGTCGCCGGAGGACGCCCCCACCCTTCCGCAGGCGATCCCCCACTCGCTGACGTTCGACAACATCACCCGCGTCTTCGAGGTGGGCGACTTCCCCCGCTGGCTGCTCAACTCCCTCGTCTACTCCACCGTCTCGGTCGTGGTCATCCTGCTCACGTCCTCCATGGCCGCCTACGCCCTGGTGCGCAAGCGGTTCCCCGGGCGCAACGCCCTGCTGTGGGCGATCGTCGCCACCCTGATGGTGCCGATGCAGGCCACCCTCATCCCGACGTTCATCCTCGTCGCGCGCCTGGACGGGGTGAACACGCTCTGGGGACTGATCATGCCGACCCTGGCCAACGCGCAGGCCGTCTTCCTCATCCGGCAGTTCGTACGCGATCTGCCCGACGAGCTGTTCGACGCGGCGCGCATCGACGGGGCGGGCGAGTGGCGCACCTTCAGCCGGATCGTGCTGCCGCTGATCCGGCCCGTGCTCGCGACGCTCGCCATCTTCGTCTTCCTGTGGCACTGGAACGACCTGCTGTGGCCGTTGGTCGTGGGCCAGACCGACGAGGCACGCACCCTGACCGTCGGACTCGCCACCCTGCACACCGAGACGGTGTCGACGGCGGGCATCATGTCCGCGGCGTGCATCAGCTTCCTGCCCTGCCTGGTGATCTTCGTCGTGCTCCAGCGGCACATCGTCGCTGGCGTCGTCTCCTCGGGGGTGAAGGGATGA
- a CDS encoding carbohydrate ABC transporter permease, whose translation MTGLLFVLPTVVIFAVFKFLPIAGAGAMSLTRYRLNGDVSWLGADNYTRLSSDPLFWKSLGVTATYVLIFVPLIIVVSLAGALLLNKLVRFQGTFRAVLFLPYLSSFVMAGIIWSWIFASDGPLNAALGGLGGLGPVPFLSGDQLLVLSCLALVSVWKGFGYSMLVFLAGLKALPAEVHEAARLDGANSRQAFRYVTLPLLRPVLFFVLVIETITGFQVFDTIYVMTGGGPNRASSSLIYFLYDEGFKFLDFGYASAIGMVLFAIVLVLSLVQRRFIDEKETK comes from the coding sequence ATGACCGGCCTCCTGTTCGTCCTGCCGACGGTCGTCATCTTCGCCGTGTTCAAATTCCTGCCCATCGCGGGCGCCGGGGCGATGAGCCTCACGCGCTACCGCCTCAACGGGGACGTGTCGTGGCTCGGGGCCGACAACTACACGCGCCTGTCCTCTGATCCGCTCTTCTGGAAGAGCCTCGGGGTGACGGCGACCTACGTGCTGATCTTCGTCCCGCTCATCATCGTGGTCTCCCTGGCCGGCGCGCTGCTCCTGAACAAACTGGTGCGCTTCCAGGGGACGTTCCGGGCCGTGCTCTTCCTGCCGTATCTCAGCTCGTTCGTGATGGCCGGCATCATCTGGTCCTGGATCTTCGCCAGTGACGGACCGCTCAACGCGGCACTCGGCGGACTCGGCGGACTCGGCCCGGTGCCCTTTCTCTCCGGTGACCAACTGCTCGTGCTCTCGTGCCTCGCCCTGGTCTCGGTGTGGAAGGGGTTCGGCTACTCGATGCTCGTCTTCCTCGCCGGACTCAAGGCACTGCCCGCCGAGGTGCACGAGGCGGCGCGCCTGGACGGGGCGAACAGCCGGCAGGCGTTCCGGTACGTGACGCTGCCCCTGCTCAGGCCGGTGCTGTTCTTCGTCCTCGTGATCGAGACGATCACCGGCTTCCAGGTGTTCGACACCATCTACGTGATGACCGGCGGCGGCCCCAACCGGGCCAGCAGCAGCCTCATCTACTTCCTCTACGACGAGGGCTTCAAGTTCCTCGACTTCGGCTACGCCTCGGCGATCGGCATGGTCCTCTTCGCCATCGTGCTCGTCCTGTCCCTCGTACAGCGACGGTTCATCGACGAAAAGGAGACCAAGTGA
- a CDS encoding extracellular solute-binding protein encodes MSTRLLRCAAVAAAATLTASACSASGADDGKSHVTVWMYPVIKDEAASKKFWEGTESAFEKTHPDIDLNIELQTFDKRDAQISAALAAGTGPDIVLITPDQAATYNKVRGLLPVDDAVAKERKAFFPATLKAATIDGKLYGVPIFQNINTTAYNTKIFADAGLELPKTWDDVRKAAPVLAKKGVAVMDYAGSPEQTLNLSFYPLLWQAGGRVFSGDGKDVAFDSAAGVSALQFLVDLKKAGGLPADAATEGPAVQGAPIAASKVAMRPVTSLPELDQMRAALGAKNVSLGLPLQGKVRATYGNPGLLSLTSISKDENRDAANDVLAYLSSPTTQKSLNAAAGSFPTRTDVKAPSTGPDYQVLNEALRFANPGESSPAARQVMASLAPGIQAALGGDLSPKEALDKAAKEARELLSRS; translated from the coding sequence ATGAGCACACGACTGCTTCGCTGCGCGGCCGTCGCCGCCGCGGCCACCCTGACCGCCTCCGCCTGCTCGGCATCGGGCGCCGACGACGGCAAGTCACACGTCACCGTGTGGATGTACCCGGTCATCAAGGACGAGGCAGCGAGCAAGAAGTTCTGGGAAGGGACGGAGTCCGCGTTCGAGAAGACGCACCCCGACATCGACCTGAACATCGAACTCCAGACCTTCGACAAGCGCGACGCACAGATCTCCGCCGCCCTCGCCGCCGGGACCGGTCCGGACATCGTGCTGATCACGCCCGACCAGGCCGCCACCTACAACAAGGTGCGGGGGCTGCTGCCCGTCGACGACGCCGTCGCCAAGGAGCGCAAGGCCTTCTTCCCCGCGACCCTCAAGGCCGCCACCATCGACGGCAAGCTGTACGGCGTACCCATCTTCCAGAACATCAACACCACCGCGTACAACACGAAGATATTCGCCGACGCCGGCCTCGAACTCCCGAAGACCTGGGACGACGTGCGCAAGGCCGCGCCGGTGCTCGCCAAGAAGGGCGTCGCCGTGATGGATTACGCCGGCAGCCCGGAACAGACGCTGAACCTCTCCTTCTACCCGCTGCTCTGGCAGGCCGGGGGCCGGGTCTTCAGCGGTGACGGCAAGGATGTCGCCTTCGACTCCGCGGCGGGGGTCTCCGCCCTTCAGTTCCTCGTCGACCTCAAGAAGGCGGGCGGCCTGCCCGCCGACGCCGCCACCGAGGGCCCCGCCGTGCAGGGCGCCCCCATCGCCGCCTCCAAGGTCGCGATGCGGCCCGTCACGTCCCTGCCGGAACTGGACCAGATGCGGGCGGCACTGGGCGCGAAGAACGTGTCGCTCGGTCTGCCCCTCCAGGGCAAGGTCCGCGCGACCTACGGCAACCCTGGCCTGCTCTCCCTGACCTCCATCAGCAAGGACGAGAACCGGGACGCCGCCAACGACGTGCTCGCCTACCTGAGCTCGCCCACCACGCAGAAGTCGCTCAACGCCGCCGCTGGCAGTTTCCCCACCCGCACCGACGTCAAGGCGCCGAGCACGGGACCTGACTACCAGGTGCTGAACGAAGCGCTCCGGTTCGCCAATCCCGGTGAGTCCTCGCCCGCCGCGCGTCAGGTGATGGCGTCTCTGGCACCCGGCATCCAGGCCGCACTCGGCGGTGATCTCTCGCCGAAGGAGGCCCTGGACAAGGCGGCGAAGGAAGCGCGGGAGCTGCTCTCCCGGTCCTGA
- a CDS encoding sulfatase, protein MTRTEARNILLIHCHDLGRFLGAYGVPTVVSPHLDSLAAESALFESAFATAPHCSPARASLFTGTYPQTNGVLGLTHDPFGWDLTDPSSHLASRLSAAGYGTELIGVHHESRVLSDDVVAERLGFDRVRSGGDRDTVVERTTEALDRAAASDAPFYLQVGFHEPHRTPARDDRPGVMGFLGDTVSPDSSLGVTVPAYLQDDAGAREEISELQGAVRHMDEGVGRILARLDALGLSDDTVVVFTTDHGLALPGAKCTLYDPGLEVALLVRAPGRTRWPGRRVTQMVSHIDVLPTLLELVGLPAPAELPGTSLVPVVESGTAARTHTFGQLTHHIYYDPKRSVRSASHKLVVNFANAPRAMDPTQSWVRRSLPADLRGPTVETSPTVELYDLVRDPHERDNRAEDPACAGVREELARALSQWMRDVDDPLLTAPPLLGRHVDALTALAGAAQRKRERA, encoded by the coding sequence ATGACCCGGACCGAAGCACGCAACATCCTGCTGATCCACTGCCACGATCTGGGCCGCTTCCTCGGAGCGTACGGAGTCCCCACCGTGGTCAGCCCCCATCTGGACTCCCTCGCCGCCGAATCGGCACTGTTCGAGTCGGCGTTCGCGACCGCCCCGCACTGCAGCCCCGCTCGGGCCTCGCTGTTCACCGGCACCTATCCGCAGACCAACGGCGTGCTCGGCCTCACCCACGACCCCTTCGGATGGGACCTCACCGATCCCTCGTCCCACCTCGCGAGCAGGCTCTCCGCGGCCGGTTACGGCACCGAACTGATCGGCGTGCACCACGAGTCCAGGGTGCTGTCCGACGATGTCGTCGCCGAACGGCTGGGGTTCGACCGGGTGCGTTCCGGCGGTGACCGGGACACGGTCGTCGAGCGGACCACCGAAGCCCTCGACCGGGCGGCCGCCTCCGACGCCCCCTTCTACCTCCAGGTCGGCTTCCACGAACCGCACCGCACGCCGGCGCGCGACGACCGCCCCGGCGTGATGGGCTTCCTCGGCGACACGGTGAGCCCGGACAGCTCCCTCGGGGTCACCGTCCCCGCCTACCTCCAGGACGACGCGGGCGCCCGCGAGGAGATCTCCGAACTCCAGGGGGCCGTACGCCACATGGACGAGGGCGTCGGCCGGATACTGGCCCGCCTCGACGCGCTCGGTCTGAGCGACGACACCGTCGTGGTGTTCACCACCGACCACGGACTCGCGCTGCCCGGCGCGAAGTGCACCCTCTACGACCCGGGCCTGGAGGTCGCCCTCCTCGTACGGGCACCCGGCCGCACGCGATGGCCGGGGCGCCGGGTCACGCAGATGGTCAGCCACATCGACGTACTGCCCACGCTGCTCGAACTCGTGGGCCTGCCCGCGCCGGCGGAGCTGCCGGGCACCAGCCTGGTCCCGGTCGTGGAGAGCGGTACGGCCGCACGGACGCACACCTTCGGCCAGCTCACCCACCACATCTACTACGACCCCAAGCGCTCGGTCCGCTCCGCCTCGCACAAGCTGGTCGTCAACTTCGCCAACGCCCCGCGTGCCATGGACCCCACGCAGTCCTGGGTGCGCCGCAGCCTCCCCGCCGACCTGCGGGGACCCACGGTGGAAACCAGCCCGACCGTCGAGCTGTACGACCTCGTGCGCGATCCCCACGAGCGTGACAACCGTGCGGAGGACCCTGCCTGCGCCGGTGTCCGCGAGGAACTCGCCCGCGCGCTGTCGCAGTGGATGCGCGACGTCGACGACCCGCTCCTGACCGCCCCTCCCCTGCTGGGCCGCCATGTGGACGCCCTCACCGCGCTGGCCGGCGCCGCACAACGAAAGAGAGAACGAGCATGA
- a CDS encoding hydroxyacid dehydrogenase, whose product MNDHLGTGQGRHPQGSPIRIHLSVAPGERAAFFPPPTLAALAALGEITESEPAALHTPDAFGRALDGVHVLVTAWGFPRLDAARLALAPDLRFVMHAASSIHWLVGDDFWATGLPVSQAGAAMAPAVAELSLGLTLSLLRRTHRHDHALRSGQEWDAARETRRGREISGARVGVVGASRTGRHYIRMCRALGADVRVHDPYIPSGDPLTELRTGLAELLATSDVIAVHAPATPETHGMIGAREIAAMRDGAVFVNTARPSVVDMDALFAEVASGRIDAALDVFTSEPLPVDDRWRGLPNALLTPHIAGATSDSRQRGGQIVVEEIGRFLAGRPLEHALTREDLARMG is encoded by the coding sequence ATGAATGACCACCTCGGAACGGGTCAGGGGCGACATCCCCAGGGCTCGCCCATCCGGATCCACCTGAGCGTCGCACCCGGGGAACGGGCAGCGTTCTTCCCTCCGCCGACGCTCGCCGCGCTCGCCGCGCTCGGCGAGATCACCGAGAGCGAGCCGGCCGCACTGCACACGCCCGACGCGTTCGGCCGGGCCCTCGACGGCGTCCATGTACTCGTGACCGCCTGGGGGTTCCCCCGGCTCGACGCCGCCCGCCTCGCGCTCGCCCCCGATCTGCGGTTCGTCATGCACGCGGCGTCCTCGATCCACTGGCTGGTGGGCGACGACTTCTGGGCGACCGGTCTGCCCGTGTCCCAGGCGGGAGCCGCGATGGCTCCCGCCGTCGCGGAGCTCTCCCTCGGGCTGACGCTGTCGCTGCTGCGCCGCACCCACCGCCACGATCACGCCCTGCGTTCCGGCCAGGAGTGGGACGCGGCCAGGGAGACCCGGCGCGGGCGCGAGATCAGCGGGGCGCGCGTCGGTGTGGTCGGCGCCTCGCGCACCGGCCGTCACTACATCCGCATGTGCCGGGCGCTCGGCGCCGACGTACGGGTCCACGACCCCTACATCCCGTCCGGCGACCCGCTCACCGAGCTCCGTACCGGACTGGCCGAACTGCTGGCCACCAGTGATGTCATCGCCGTGCACGCACCCGCGACCCCGGAGACCCACGGGATGATCGGCGCCCGGGAGATCGCGGCGATGCGGGACGGGGCGGTGTTCGTCAACACCGCGCGGCCCTCCGTGGTGGACATGGACGCGCTGTTCGCGGAGGTCGCCTCCGGCCGGATCGACGCCGCGCTCGACGTGTTCACCAGTGAGCCGCTGCCCGTCGACGACCGCTGGCGCGGCCTGCCGAATGCCCTGCTGACACCGCACATCGCGGGCGCCACCTCGGACTCACGGCAGCGCGGCGGGCAGATCGTCGTGGAGGAGATCGGCCGCTTCCTGGCCGGACGGCCCCTGGAGCACGCGCTGACGCGCGAGGACCTGGCGAGGATGGGATGA
- a CDS encoding ROK family protein: protein MKPRAGSKALIREINEALVLDVVRVRRPVARARIAAETGLSPATVTGITARLLGAGLLTEAEAGRSTVGRPARLLDLSSDGVLAAGVRLSSTEAYVVLVNMRGEVVASHQEQLASTRPEDAAETIARAVRSTTGSRASATLVGVGVAVSGVVDQQGGIVLHSGSMGWENVAFRRRLASLMDTPVVLDSYVNSVASGLLLFDGGLGGRNLVIFSVGESLGASVVVNGNIHRGFNGTAGGFAHARVGTGSARPCHCGAEDCLETWSSRWGIEREMERRGAAPGSLAGGDDVIESAADRLGAAAANAAKMFGPEGVVMAFTPEMNIPALTARTEQVFRGHYAHNATPHPTLELTATGPFDHASGAAHTVLAQLFTASTSDAAPGDSPSTAGVG from the coding sequence ATGAAGCCACGTGCCGGGAGCAAAGCCCTGATCCGGGAGATCAACGAAGCTCTGGTTCTCGACGTCGTGCGGGTGCGCCGCCCGGTCGCCAGGGCGCGGATCGCGGCCGAGACGGGACTGAGCCCGGCCACCGTCACGGGCATCACGGCCCGGCTCCTGGGTGCCGGGCTGCTCACGGAGGCCGAGGCCGGACGCAGCACTGTGGGCCGGCCCGCCCGGCTGCTCGACCTGAGCAGTGACGGGGTGCTCGCGGCCGGGGTCAGGCTGTCGAGCACCGAGGCCTATGTGGTGCTGGTCAACATGCGCGGGGAGGTCGTCGCCTCGCATCAGGAGCAGCTCGCCTCCACGCGGCCGGAGGACGCCGCCGAGACCATCGCCCGCGCGGTGCGCTCCACGACCGGGAGCAGGGCCTCGGCCACGCTCGTCGGCGTCGGGGTCGCCGTGTCGGGCGTCGTCGACCAGCAGGGCGGAATCGTGCTGCACAGCGGCTCGATGGGCTGGGAGAACGTCGCGTTCCGGCGCCGCCTGGCGTCCCTGATGGACACCCCGGTCGTCCTCGACAGCTACGTCAACTCCGTGGCCTCCGGGCTGCTGCTCTTCGACGGGGGGCTCGGCGGTCGCAACCTCGTGATCTTCAGCGTCGGGGAGAGCCTGGGCGCCTCCGTGGTGGTGAACGGGAACATCCACCGCGGCTTCAATGGCACCGCGGGCGGCTTCGCCCACGCCCGCGTCGGGACCGGCAGCGCGCGCCCCTGTCACTGCGGAGCCGAGGACTGTCTGGAGACCTGGTCCAGCCGCTGGGGGATCGAGCGTGAGATGGAGAGACGCGGGGCGGCGCCGGGCAGTCTCGCCGGTGGCGACGACGTCATCGAGAGCGCGGCGGACCGGCTCGGCGCCGCCGCGGCCAACGCCGCCAAGATGTTCGGCCCCGAGGGCGTCGTCATGGCGTTCACGCCGGAGATGAACATCCCGGCGCTCACGGCCCGCACGGAACAGGTGTTCCGCGGTCACTACGCCCACAACGCCACGCCGCACCCCACGCTGGAGCTGACCGCGACCGGCCCGTTCGACCACGCGTCCGGCGCCGCCCACACCGTGCTCGCCCAGCTCTTCACCGCCAGCACATCCGATGCCGCACCCGGCGACTCCCCGAGCACGGCGGGCGTCGGCTGA